A window of the Loxodonta africana isolate mLoxAfr1 chromosome 3, mLoxAfr1.hap2, whole genome shotgun sequence genome harbors these coding sequences:
- the TAF5L gene encoding TAF5-like RNA polymerase II p300/CBP-associated factor-associated factor 65 kDa subunit 5L isoform X2, whose translation MKRVRTEQIQTAVSCYLKRRQYADSEGLLKQGLRLSQTAEEMAANLTVQSESGCANIVSAAPCQAEPQQYEVQFGRLRNFLTDSDSQHSHEVMPLLYPLFVYLHLNLVQNSPKSTVESFYSRFHGMFLQNASQKDVIEQLQTTQTTQDILSNFRLRAFLDNKYVVRLQEDSYNYLIRYLQSDNNTALCKVLSLHIHLDVQPAKRTDYQLYGSGSSSRGESSGLEPSDMPTPVLQNEAALGVLQESIRRVKDGPPSLTTICFYAFYNTEQLLNTAEISPDSKLLAAGFDNSCVKLWSLRSKKLKSEPHQVDVSRIHLACDILEEEDDEDDSAGAEMKILRGHCGPVYRARFLSDSSGLLSCSEDMSIRYWDLGSFTNTVLYQGHAYPVWDLDISPYSLYFASGSYDRTARLWSFDRTYPLRIYAGHLADVDCVRFHPNSNYLATGSTDKTVRLWSAQQGNSVRLFTGHRGPVLSLAFSPNGKYLASAGEDQRLKLWDLASGTLYKELRGHTDNITSLTFSPDSSLIASGSMDNSVRVWDIRNTYCSAPADGSSSELVGVYTGQMSNVLSVQFMACNLLLVTGITQENQEH comes from the exons TCCAATCAGAATCTGGTTGTGCCAACATAGTGTCTGCAGCCCCTTGCCAGGCAGAGCCCCAGCAATACGAAGTACAGTTTGGACGACTACGGAATTTTCTCACTG ATTCTGATTCCCAGCACAGCCACGAAGTGATGCCTCTCCTCTACCCTCTCTTTGTCTACCTCCATCTCAACCTGGTCCAGAACAGCCCGAAGAGCACAGTGGAAAGTTTCTACAGCCGCTTCCATGGAATGTTTTTACAGAACGCTAGCCAGAAGGATGTCATTGAGCAGCTACAGACCACTCAGACCACCCAGGACATCCTGTCTAACTTCAGACTTCGAGCATTCCTAGACAACAAGTACGTGGTCCGTCTCCAAGAAGACAGCTACAACTACCTTATCCGCTACCTCCAGAGCGACAACAACACTGCCCTGTGCAAAGTCCTCTCCTTACATATTCACCTTGATGTGCAGCCTGCCAAGAGAACAGACTACCAGCTCTATGGCAGCGGCAGCTCCTCACGTGGTGAGAGCAGCGGCTTAGAGCCCAGTGACATGCCCACCCCTGTTCTGCAGAATGAGGCCGCCCTGGGGGTCTTGCAGGAAAGCATTCGGCGAGTCAAGGATGGGCCTCCCTCACTTACTACCATCTGTTTCTATGCCTTCTATAACACAGAGCAGCTGCTGAACACTGCAGAAATTTCCCCAGATAGCAAGCTGCTTGCCGCCGGCTTTGACAACTCCTGTGTAAAACTTTGGAGTTTACGATCCAAGAAGTTAAAGTCAGAACCCCACCAAGTAGACGTGTCCCGCATCCACTTGGCTTGTGATATTCTCGAGGAGGAG GATGATGAGGATGACAGCGCAGGTGCGGAAATGAAGATACTGAGAGGACATTGTGGGCCTGTGTACAGAGCAAGGTTCCTGTCAGACAGCTCAGGGTTGCTCTCTTGTTCTGAAGACATGTCCATTAGATACTGGGACCTCGGAAGTTTCACCAACACTGTGTTATACCAAGGGCATGCCTACCCTGTGTGGGACCTAGACATCAGCCCCTACAGTCTGTACTTCGCCAGTGGCTCCTACGATCGCACTGCAAGGCTGTGGTCATTTGACCGGACTTACCCACTGAGAATATATGCAGGGCACCTGGCAGACGTTGACTGTGTCAGATTCCACCCTAATTCTAACTACTTAGCTACCGGCTCAACCGACAAGACCGTCCGACTGTGGAGTGCTCAGCAGGGGAACTCCGTGAGGCTCTTCACGGGCCACCGAGGGCCTGTGCTTTCTCTTGCATTTTCTCCCAACGGTAAGTACCTGGCATCCGCTGGCGAGGACCAGAGGTTGAAGCTGTGGGACTTGGCGTCTGGAACCCTTTATAAAGAGTTGAGAGGCCACACGGACAACATCACTAGCCTTACATTCAGCCCGGACAGCAGCCTGATTGCCTCGGGCTCCATGGACAACTCTGTACGCGTTTGGGACATCAGGAACACTTACTGCAGTGCTCCTGCTGACGGCTCCTCCAGTGAACTCGTGGGCGTGTACACCGGGCAGATGAGTAATGTGCTGAGTGTACAGTTTATGGCCTGTAACCTTCTTTTAGTGACGGGGATTACACAAGAAAATCAGGaacattaa
- the TAF5L gene encoding TAF5-like RNA polymerase II p300/CBP-associated factor-associated factor 65 kDa subunit 5L isoform X3: MVMKRVRTEQIQTAVSCYLKRRQYADSEGLLKQGLRLSQTAEEMAANLTVQSESGCANIVSAAPCQAEPQQYEVQFGRLRNFLTDSDSQHSHEVMPLLYPLFVYLHLNLVQNSPKSTVESFYSRFHGMFLQNASQKDVIEQLQTTQTTQDILSNFRLRAFLDNKYVVRLQEDSYNYLIRYLQSDNNTALCKVLSLHIHLDVQPAKRTDYQLYGSGSSSREQLLNTAEISPDSKLLAAGFDNSCVKLWSLRSKKLKSEPHQVDVSRIHLACDILEEEDDEDDSAGAEMKILRGHCGPVYRARFLSDSSGLLSCSEDMSIRYWDLGSFTNTVLYQGHAYPVWDLDISPYSLYFASGSYDRTARLWSFDRTYPLRIYAGHLADVDCVRFHPNSNYLATGSTDKTVRLWSAQQGNSVRLFTGHRGPVLSLAFSPNGKYLASAGEDQRLKLWDLASGTLYKELRGHTDNITSLTFSPDSSLIASGSMDNSVRVWDIRNTYCSAPADGSSSELVGVYTGQMSNVLSVQFMACNLLLVTGITQENQEH; the protein is encoded by the exons TCCAATCAGAATCTGGTTGTGCCAACATAGTGTCTGCAGCCCCTTGCCAGGCAGAGCCCCAGCAATACGAAGTACAGTTTGGACGACTACGGAATTTTCTCACTG ATTCTGATTCCCAGCACAGCCACGAAGTGATGCCTCTCCTCTACCCTCTCTTTGTCTACCTCCATCTCAACCTGGTCCAGAACAGCCCGAAGAGCACAGTGGAAAGTTTCTACAGCCGCTTCCATGGAATGTTTTTACAGAACGCTAGCCAGAAGGATGTCATTGAGCAGCTACAGACCACTCAGACCACCCAGGACATCCTGTCTAACTTCAGACTTCGAGCATTCCTAGACAACAAGTACGTGGTCCGTCTCCAAGAAGACAGCTACAACTACCTTATCCGCTACCTCCAGAGCGACAACAACACTGCCCTGTGCAAAGTCCTCTCCTTACATATTCACCTTGATGTGCAGCCTGCCAAGAGAACAGACTACCAGCTCTATGGCAGCGGCAGCTCCTCACGTG AGCAGCTGCTGAACACTGCAGAAATTTCCCCAGATAGCAAGCTGCTTGCCGCCGGCTTTGACAACTCCTGTGTAAAACTTTGGAGTTTACGATCCAAGAAGTTAAAGTCAGAACCCCACCAAGTAGACGTGTCCCGCATCCACTTGGCTTGTGATATTCTCGAGGAGGAG GATGATGAGGATGACAGCGCAGGTGCGGAAATGAAGATACTGAGAGGACATTGTGGGCCTGTGTACAGAGCAAGGTTCCTGTCAGACAGCTCAGGGTTGCTCTCTTGTTCTGAAGACATGTCCATTAGATACTGGGACCTCGGAAGTTTCACCAACACTGTGTTATACCAAGGGCATGCCTACCCTGTGTGGGACCTAGACATCAGCCCCTACAGTCTGTACTTCGCCAGTGGCTCCTACGATCGCACTGCAAGGCTGTGGTCATTTGACCGGACTTACCCACTGAGAATATATGCAGGGCACCTGGCAGACGTTGACTGTGTCAGATTCCACCCTAATTCTAACTACTTAGCTACCGGCTCAACCGACAAGACCGTCCGACTGTGGAGTGCTCAGCAGGGGAACTCCGTGAGGCTCTTCACGGGCCACCGAGGGCCTGTGCTTTCTCTTGCATTTTCTCCCAACGGTAAGTACCTGGCATCCGCTGGCGAGGACCAGAGGTTGAAGCTGTGGGACTTGGCGTCTGGAACCCTTTATAAAGAGTTGAGAGGCCACACGGACAACATCACTAGCCTTACATTCAGCCCGGACAGCAGCCTGATTGCCTCGGGCTCCATGGACAACTCTGTACGCGTTTGGGACATCAGGAACACTTACTGCAGTGCTCCTGCTGACGGCTCCTCCAGTGAACTCGTGGGCGTGTACACCGGGCAGATGAGTAATGTGCTGAGTGTACAGTTTATGGCCTGTAACCTTCTTTTAGTGACGGGGATTACACAAGAAAATCAGGaacattaa
- the TAF5L gene encoding TAF5-like RNA polymerase II p300/CBP-associated factor-associated factor 65 kDa subunit 5L isoform X1, giving the protein MVMKRVRTEQIQTAVSCYLKRRQYADSEGLLKQGLRLSQTAEEMAANLTVQSESGCANIVSAAPCQAEPQQYEVQFGRLRNFLTDSDSQHSHEVMPLLYPLFVYLHLNLVQNSPKSTVESFYSRFHGMFLQNASQKDVIEQLQTTQTTQDILSNFRLRAFLDNKYVVRLQEDSYNYLIRYLQSDNNTALCKVLSLHIHLDVQPAKRTDYQLYGSGSSSRGESSGLEPSDMPTPVLQNEAALGVLQESIRRVKDGPPSLTTICFYAFYNTEQLLNTAEISPDSKLLAAGFDNSCVKLWSLRSKKLKSEPHQVDVSRIHLACDILEEEDDEDDSAGAEMKILRGHCGPVYRARFLSDSSGLLSCSEDMSIRYWDLGSFTNTVLYQGHAYPVWDLDISPYSLYFASGSYDRTARLWSFDRTYPLRIYAGHLADVDCVRFHPNSNYLATGSTDKTVRLWSAQQGNSVRLFTGHRGPVLSLAFSPNGKYLASAGEDQRLKLWDLASGTLYKELRGHTDNITSLTFSPDSSLIASGSMDNSVRVWDIRNTYCSAPADGSSSELVGVYTGQMSNVLSVQFMACNLLLVTGITQENQEH; this is encoded by the exons TCCAATCAGAATCTGGTTGTGCCAACATAGTGTCTGCAGCCCCTTGCCAGGCAGAGCCCCAGCAATACGAAGTACAGTTTGGACGACTACGGAATTTTCTCACTG ATTCTGATTCCCAGCACAGCCACGAAGTGATGCCTCTCCTCTACCCTCTCTTTGTCTACCTCCATCTCAACCTGGTCCAGAACAGCCCGAAGAGCACAGTGGAAAGTTTCTACAGCCGCTTCCATGGAATGTTTTTACAGAACGCTAGCCAGAAGGATGTCATTGAGCAGCTACAGACCACTCAGACCACCCAGGACATCCTGTCTAACTTCAGACTTCGAGCATTCCTAGACAACAAGTACGTGGTCCGTCTCCAAGAAGACAGCTACAACTACCTTATCCGCTACCTCCAGAGCGACAACAACACTGCCCTGTGCAAAGTCCTCTCCTTACATATTCACCTTGATGTGCAGCCTGCCAAGAGAACAGACTACCAGCTCTATGGCAGCGGCAGCTCCTCACGTGGTGAGAGCAGCGGCTTAGAGCCCAGTGACATGCCCACCCCTGTTCTGCAGAATGAGGCCGCCCTGGGGGTCTTGCAGGAAAGCATTCGGCGAGTCAAGGATGGGCCTCCCTCACTTACTACCATCTGTTTCTATGCCTTCTATAACACAGAGCAGCTGCTGAACACTGCAGAAATTTCCCCAGATAGCAAGCTGCTTGCCGCCGGCTTTGACAACTCCTGTGTAAAACTTTGGAGTTTACGATCCAAGAAGTTAAAGTCAGAACCCCACCAAGTAGACGTGTCCCGCATCCACTTGGCTTGTGATATTCTCGAGGAGGAG GATGATGAGGATGACAGCGCAGGTGCGGAAATGAAGATACTGAGAGGACATTGTGGGCCTGTGTACAGAGCAAGGTTCCTGTCAGACAGCTCAGGGTTGCTCTCTTGTTCTGAAGACATGTCCATTAGATACTGGGACCTCGGAAGTTTCACCAACACTGTGTTATACCAAGGGCATGCCTACCCTGTGTGGGACCTAGACATCAGCCCCTACAGTCTGTACTTCGCCAGTGGCTCCTACGATCGCACTGCAAGGCTGTGGTCATTTGACCGGACTTACCCACTGAGAATATATGCAGGGCACCTGGCAGACGTTGACTGTGTCAGATTCCACCCTAATTCTAACTACTTAGCTACCGGCTCAACCGACAAGACCGTCCGACTGTGGAGTGCTCAGCAGGGGAACTCCGTGAGGCTCTTCACGGGCCACCGAGGGCCTGTGCTTTCTCTTGCATTTTCTCCCAACGGTAAGTACCTGGCATCCGCTGGCGAGGACCAGAGGTTGAAGCTGTGGGACTTGGCGTCTGGAACCCTTTATAAAGAGTTGAGAGGCCACACGGACAACATCACTAGCCTTACATTCAGCCCGGACAGCAGCCTGATTGCCTCGGGCTCCATGGACAACTCTGTACGCGTTTGGGACATCAGGAACACTTACTGCAGTGCTCCTGCTGACGGCTCCTCCAGTGAACTCGTGGGCGTGTACACCGGGCAGATGAGTAATGTGCTGAGTGTACAGTTTATGGCCTGTAACCTTCTTTTAGTGACGGGGATTACACAAGAAAATCAGGaacattaa